TGACAAAGGATGtagaagatggagctgccaggcaggaggaaacgaggaagaccacagagaagattcatggatgtagtgaactaagacatgcagagggttggtgtgacagaggaggatgcaagAGGTAGTGTTAGATGgtggcagatgatctgctgtggagacccctaaaagggagcagctgaaagaagaagaagttctCTATGGTATCATACAAAGCcaagactagaaaaaaaaaaacactttgaaacagagcatttagagcagcCTTAAAGATGAACTTTTAGCTCACAGTGATGATCTCAGTATTTGACACCAGGTTCATCTTTCTCTGTTCAGCCTTCATCTTTGTCCTCTGCTCACAGAAGTATATTGTTTGTCTTTGCTTGAGACTCTTGACCAGACATCCCATGGATCATTAACATGTCTTAAAGTCTGATGTTAAAATCAAGGAAATTTAGGTCTTTAAAACATATTAGATTTCCTCCAGCTTTGCTGTGGGTCAGGTATTAAATTTGGAGATGGTATGTTTaagacatatttaaaaaaaaaaaaaaaaaaatcatagacaATAAGTGTAGTTggcattttttgtctttttgctaTTGCGAACATTTACAAGGGTGAAACACTAGGGGGCACTAAAGTCACAAAATATTGTGTTCATAATCTACTTTTTAGCACAAGTAGCAACCAGATACACTGGAACAGAGaaagttgaaaaatgtaaaaaaactaaaagtctGATGTTTTTGCATAGTAGATCTCAACTAAAGTAACATAGCAGCAAGATGACTGAacctaaaatgacaaagaacaACAAATAAATGAGCTTCATATAGTTGGTATATGGTAAAATTAAAATTGAAGTATCTCAATGCTTATTCatgtagggggggggggggcttgctgTCGGACTGCAGAAGCTCCGAGCAAAATAAACTAACAGTAGTTTGGTTACTTTACAGTAGAGAGGCAAAGGTGTCCATAGGCATAAAACTGGAGGCGATCTTTATTTCTTAAGTACAAGCAGTGAAATAATTTTTTAGAGAAAGTGGACAAGTACTAGTAATGAAGCAGGACTTTTGGTCACCATTGTGGTTTCAAATGTGCTTTTCTGCTCATGTGATATAAAGAAAAATACCAGGACTGATATTTGTCTGTTGCCAcattctgctgcttctctggtgttgctttttttgttgttgttcctgtttaaaaaaactgtctgCTCACATTTTTCCTTGATAATGCCAAAattgttaaatgttttcaaacgAATCCGGTCTGTAATTCAATCctgtgaaaatgatttttttttttcgttgatgtgtgctgtttgtgtcaGCAGCTGTCTGCCCAGAGGACACGGGGGAAAGCAGATGGCTCTGGCGGCGAAGGCCAGCAAAGAAAGTGAGCCATTTAAGTTCATTAGACAACGGCGTAGTTGTTGAGCTGAGGACAAATTTGGGTCATGAGACCCTGCAAGAGGATTTAAGTGATGGTGTGTTTATTGAAGAACAATTAGAAAACCAGAACTTGCAGCCTCTGGCAAATCAACTGTTTATTCATTAGCATTTATGGCTGAATTTGCCTGAAAAAGTCTTAAACcgtgtcactttttttttttttttttttaattttaaataagttCTCAGCACACGTGTGGATCTAGTGATGTGCACACTGAATTTGCCAGGCGGTGTGTAGATTGCAGAGCAGATTTTAAAGAGCCGCAAGCTGTCCAGTCTCTGTCGTCAATACCTAACTAATTGACTGTACCatgaaagcagaagaaaacatgaaagTAGAGCTGGACTGGTGGGATTCCTGTGCTGTGCTATGGGTAAATATCTCAATCTCTTGGGTTTCAGACAAACCTCTGGGGAGGATTTTGACGTCTACCTCCAAAATGTTAAAGCCCAGTCTGAAGCTTTCAGGAGCAACAGTGAGTGAACCGTTTATATAGAATCTACTCGACATTTGTGCCCCTAATGAGTTGTACGTTCAGAGTTTCATCTTCATAAGAGAGCGATCAGATTTACACGTTTTCTGTTTGTTCCCAGGACTTCCGTCTGACACAAATGTGGTGACTCCCAACACAGAGTGCAGCTGGGATTTCACCACCAAGACCCGCTCCACTAATGATGATGGTACGTCACTGGATCTGGAGTGGGACGATGAGGAAGGTAAGAGGTTAGGTCTTTGCTTTACAGGAGTGGCACCGCAGTGCCTGCGACATTCTGACTGAGCTTGTTCAGCCAAGTCTGAAGCCAAAAGTGATTTAACAATTagtgaagagaaaagaaagcaggATATTTGTCCATAATGGAATCAGGATTTTTACTTTACACAAAAGATGTAAAACAACAGTCCTCCTCATGTGTAAGGCTGCAGCCAATGATTGGTGTTACTGTCAATTCATCtgttttctttgaaatgttATCAAATGTCTTAGAGCAAAGATGTTCTCAGTGTCATATTGGAACCTGCAAATGTTTGGCATCTTTATTCAAAAATTATCAAAAGAGCGGTATATTGTATTTCTGTCAGTCAGCTAATCAATTATTTGACACATTTTTGCAGATCTAAAAATGGGggcacatttgttttatttttatttaaattcctgATTCATGGATGTTTCCTCTTAATGGTATTACACAGATGAATTGTGACATCGAAAAACATAACTAATATTGTAAAGGTGCTCCCCAAAACGGCTCTGACCCATCAGGGCGTGGGCATTCAGGGGGTGTCCTGTGGTGTCTGACACCAGGATGTTGGCAACGTGTCCTTTGAGTCTTGTAGATTACACAGTGGGGCTCAGATTAGGATTGTTCTGATGCATCTCATGGATGCTAGATTAAAATTTGGGAGTTTGGAGGTCAATGCAGCTTTCTGGTGTGGCTGGGGCCACTGTCATGCTGGAGGTTGCTCCCTTTAGGAAGTGTCTTCTTTGTTGTTTAAACAAATAGACTGTATATACAGATGGATGTAGTTCCTGGCATTAAACTGGGTTTCTTTATAATGGCCAGCATGGAGCAACTGCTCTGGTTTCAAGGACATAAAGTtaatagaagtctatgggaaactGACCCTTTGGTTCCCTTATCCGTGACTTGAGTAAACACTTccttgatgagtttatggtgtTACAGTGTCATTTTGTAAGTTATGGTCTCCatcagagttaaaaaaaaaagcagaactaAGACGGCTGTAAGTCACTACTGTATGAGAAAGCAGCTTCTCTTGGTTTACCGGTCAGATCGAGCCCTAAGATAGCAATGGTAAAAACACTGAGCTCGAGGCTTCCCAACAAGACCACTAACTGACCACCCCATGATACGATATTATCACAATACTATATTATTgcaatttttaacattttgtgataTGCTGAGTATTGCAGTAACATATATTGCAAATTACGTCCTCGAAGTTCCACTTTGTCAGTATCTGTTTTATTCAATAAGATAAAGTTATCTCACTTGGTTATTTGGGGCTTTTTTGGGCTGCAAAATAAGATTGTCAGCATACCAACACTGTCACTAAAACCTGCCATAAATGTTGCCAAGgtggagtcagtctgctgtcagtctgcaattgaatggggtcaagttggcaattacatgcaatctgtttctgataatgCAGCAATTAGCTATGATaaatcatccaaaaaaaaaaaaatcacaaatctgttgctgtcgacacagaaattcacatttaagtGTTACATTTGCACTCAGCAGCCTTCCTATGACCATGCAAAATCTCAATACTATACCGTATTGATTTTACACTCAGTCACACACTAACCAGTGAAGTCAGTTTATATATAGTCTTTGCccataaatattatatatgttTTAAGACAACACACTTGTAATATCTAAGTTTTCTCACCATGAGCCTGTCAGGTCACGGCCTGCAGCTGTTTTTGACTTCAGTGACATTGTTACTGCTCTTCTGTTAGAATAAAACCTCATGTCCCTGCATTGTAGGAATCAATCGTGCGCTTCCAGTGTGGGAGAGGTCTCGAACAGAGGAAGACATCTTGCGTGCAGCCCTGAGGCCTGGCGGCAAGCAAATGAACAGCGGGCCGACCTCAGCCTCCGAGGACTCCACCGCACTGGAGTGGGAGAATGATTTTGTGAGCACCCACCCAGAGGACAATGCAGAATTTGAAGGGTTTGTCAATCCCGTCCTAGACACTCCCTCTGAGGACTCCTCGGACTGTGGCCTCAG
The sequence above is a segment of the Archocentrus centrarchus isolate MPI-CPG fArcCen1 chromosome 10, fArcCen1, whole genome shotgun sequence genome. Coding sequences within it:
- the ap1ar gene encoding AP-1 complex-associated regulatory protein; this translates as MGNCWAYCVGLFRREANRIQRGGGSKYFRSSTTGEHYTIEFENLVESDEAESPQPCPRPISEDEIKHLRDHRYAAISDEQLLIDQKLQAELEAQEEKLRLEEEARNAAQREAARLARERKLKELSAQRTRGKADGSGGEGQQRKQTSGEDFDVYLQNVKAQSEAFRSNRLPSDTNVVTPNTECSWDFTTKTRSTNDDGTSLDLEWDDEEGINRALPVWERSRTEEDILRAALRPGGKQMNSGPTSASEDSTALEWENDFVSTHPEDNAEFEGFVNPVLDTPSEDSSDCGLRSDNQDR